The following proteins are co-located in the Rattus norvegicus strain BN/NHsdMcwi chromosome X, GRCr8, whole genome shotgun sequence genome:
- the Cited1 gene encoding cbp/p300-interacting transactivator 1 isoform X1: MLGHVDFPVAMEVEYTDQQPQLATSIPTDLPDFCPDSEMPTMSRPALDVKGGTTSGKEDANQEMNSLAYSNLGVKDRKAVTVLHYPGVTANGAKANGVPTSPSGSSSPTGSPTATPSTKPPSFNLHPTPHLLASMQLQKLNSQYQGAAATAAAALAAPSQPGEDEPLLNWGTGIQAGAGGSPGSVSPAGAQSPAIIDSDPVDEEVLMSLVVELGLDRANELPELWLGQNEFDFTADFPSGC; this comes from the exons ATGCTTGGACATGTAGATTTCCCAGTAGCAATGGAGGTGGAGTATACCG ACCAACAGCCCCAGCTGGCGACATCAATTCCCACCGATTTACCGGACTTCTGCCCAGACTCTGAAATGCCAACTATGTCGAGGCCTGCACTGGATGTCAAGGGTGGTACCACCTCTGGAAAGGAA GATGCCAACCAGGAGATGAACTCTCTGGCCTACTCTAACCTCGGGGTAAAAGATCGCAAGGCAGTGACCGTCCTGCACTACCCCGGGGTCACCGCAAATGGAGCCAAAGCCAATGGAGTGCCCACTAGCCCCTCTGGATCATCATCTCCAACAGGCTCTCCTACTGCCACCCCTTCTACCAAACCCCCATCCTTCAACCTgcaccccacccctcacctgcTGGCCAGTATGCAGCTTCAGAAGCTTAATAGCCAGTACCAAGGGGCTGCAGcgactgctgctgctgccctggcTGCACCAAGCCAACCAGGAGAGGATGAGCCCCTGCTAAACTGGGGCACTGGGATCCAGGCAGGAGCAGGGGGATCACCCGGATCAGTCTCTCCTGCTGGTGCCCAGAGCCCTGCTATCATTGATTCTGACCCAGTGGATGAGGAGGTGCTGATGTCTCTGGTGGTAGAATTGGGGCTAGACCGAGCCAATGAGCTTCCCGAGCTGTGGCTAGGGCAGAATGAGTTTGATTTCACTGCAGATTTTCCCTCTGGCTGCTGA
- the Cited1 gene encoding cbp/p300-interacting transactivator 1 isoform X2, with protein sequence MPTMSRPALDVKGGTTSGKEDANQEMNSLAYSNLGVKDRKAVTVLHYPGVTANGAKANGVPTSPSGSSSPTGSPTATPSTKPPSFNLHPTPHLLASMQLQKLNSQYQGAAATAAAALAAPSQPGEDEPLLNWGTGIQAGAGGSPGSVSPAGAQSPAIIDSDPVDEEVLMSLVVELGLDRANELPELWLGQNEFDFTADFPSGC encoded by the exons ATGCCAACTATGTCGAGGCCTGCACTGGATGTCAAGGGTGGTACCACCTCTGGAAAGGAA GATGCCAACCAGGAGATGAACTCTCTGGCCTACTCTAACCTCGGGGTAAAAGATCGCAAGGCAGTGACCGTCCTGCACTACCCCGGGGTCACCGCAAATGGAGCCAAAGCCAATGGAGTGCCCACTAGCCCCTCTGGATCATCATCTCCAACAGGCTCTCCTACTGCCACCCCTTCTACCAAACCCCCATCCTTCAACCTgcaccccacccctcacctgcTGGCCAGTATGCAGCTTCAGAAGCTTAATAGCCAGTACCAAGGGGCTGCAGcgactgctgctgctgccctggcTGCACCAAGCCAACCAGGAGAGGATGAGCCCCTGCTAAACTGGGGCACTGGGATCCAGGCAGGAGCAGGGGGATCACCCGGATCAGTCTCTCCTGCTGGTGCCCAGAGCCCTGCTATCATTGATTCTGACCCAGTGGATGAGGAGGTGCTGATGTCTCTGGTGGTAGAATTGGGGCTAGACCGAGCCAATGAGCTTCCCGAGCTGTGGCTAGGGCAGAATGAGTTTGATTTCACTGCAGATTTTCCCTCTGGCTGCTGA